A stretch of Gossypium hirsutum isolate 1008001.06 chromosome A06, Gossypium_hirsutum_v2.1, whole genome shotgun sequence DNA encodes these proteins:
- the LOC107929816 gene encoding uncharacterized protein isoform X2 yields the protein MKMAKKVASTRELLERWRGIEEEEEETDDTDPSMRRRLHKRKEEWFADAFSVLISLPKENHIWCGSWDIMGPLLETFYNYFKDDRNDSPLRLLWKRISEEMRHCIQCVSQHHQAQEMYSTEYELCTIGPLLDVLRSLDEERVTQHLREINERLVRQEYDPVCDNAEVVNLMYEVLTFPALLDDQALFIDFEKFIEAVDDMHELALAGQQFPGVYALLFFNRRVRTVGHRLAKCMGKMRRAMDLEPLQPLLKKFIGFLENEVLPSPLETSRPRAQLDRLPIWLGITSLLEFLEPPAFEEGILERYPIFLDIVLNHISGDSPEFSHAVSCLRELFTMLGCKLWLRATLSPSVMRNTLLGQCFHTRNEKMHKDIFDLFQPFLQSLEALQDGEHEKQRRHFLYFLLHQVPVSSNFSVLTRKTACKIALLIIHRGYKMNPPCPPFECAHMWGPSLVSSLKDSSLYSSLRQPAFDLIQTILVSDAATLITSMLNCCIATSIAKSSSIELDDEEGHNKLPFTQDVEDSDTGCWSEFSTQSQITSPEYREWMCIPMLWIDVLVDIDPSVLPISFSKAVLWARSRFPMIEPENSAEMALDIRGWLSSSAAEILSTFGWKIPTGSDDGGGKESKNSMRLSTMCLPLIKTFNRLTAHFLIRMGQGELRKQWSWEPRMGESLILSLVDPNDNVRQFGKCILEQVSNTRGLGCGLKFLCSDILSLSAVYLGLRHALRLVQLDSVLLKFQTLHHFFFVLCKLLKDEDLPNSEVAEDSSNASNIMKYSSQGGFLKQPLFDALPANMGRNYSSVDPKLRENFCYSLSEIVWPALCKCLVEGKAFVNYSLCQMTCVRVLEILPVLFGRLSPSLVSLCGDSKVALGNLVDFKWLHDLMEWGKSQLKVIVVYWKKAVISLLNVIKLLRSDSSLLMVGAVENLISSDAVDMDELIEQVSRLCVTLSKEVSCAIGHSTLRSKKLFSGASVEGRYPAADVQLPSTGMDVKIFDSLKSEKKMNESNLIVISDDEKEKHIASSKSGHQMLHAQVEFPSTDEQASETYHAKKVVHSTGTDTSADLLESPMKKDSLVSQTQKPEKSRVKPPHCPKPKGPDSERKEISSNSRSSVISSQSKVDQENKFDESVKLNSINQGCKKKNFGTKDTILREVVAADDPLEAAFKTVTVQPSLLAKSGPVAPKRQVIQLRSPFENRSSLHRPEAQVKRFKPPRLDDWYRPILEVDFFVTVRLASAKDDESHTVSKLKEVPVSFHSPEQYVNIFRPLVLEEFKAQLYSSFLEMSSWEEMYCGSISVLSVERVDDFHLVRFVYDIDDSTASKSLSENDLVLLTKDLPKSTSHDVHMVGKVERRERDNKRKSSMLLIRFYLQNGSIRLNQARRQLLERSKWHASRIMSITPQIREFQALSSIKDIPLLPAILNPVSDPTILYKPTLDFSKLSQPLQQFLRSSFNDSQLQALNVAVGSQKIKKDFELSLIQGPPGTGKTRTIVAMVGVLLASFQRRTNESENSQSGYLRQCYNSSTNSNARVSQATAIARAWQDAALARQLNEDVERSKKSIESSTRGRVLICAQSNAAVDELVSRISSEGLYGRDGKRYKPYLVRVGNAKTVHPNSLPFYIDTLVDHRLAEEKMHTNDARNDLSMEASSTVLRSNLEKVVENIRFCETKRANIRDGNSSIKKTSKGSNKEMDVKEMASPELEAKLQRLYEQKKQIYKDLSAAQAQEKKTNEETKALRHKLRKSILKEAEIIVTTLSGCGGDLYGVCAETISSFKFGNPSEHTLFDAVVIDEAAQALEPATLIPLQLLKSRGTKCIMSLSSRLVIQSSFLQQFSLMLRANICMNAACLSVYKELVILLLCLLNRMHPEICRFPSLHFYDKKLLNGDTVLSKSVSFHGAEGVGPYVFYDVVDGLELREKNSGALSLYNECEADAAVELLKFFRKRYPSEFVVCKIGIITPYKCQLSHLRSRFSSVFGSSVITDMEFNTVDGFQGREVDILVFSTVRAASSSQGISSSSSIGFVADERRMNVALTRAKLSLWILGNTRTLQTDRNWSALVKDAKQRNLVLSIKRPYNISFRTNTRKTLVPEGSDNQLSQVKHVEKVRGDGQLAKQNECQEKLKFEGKRKHIDSVTDCNWSSGGGDIDSLKSKDKHCSKRKAKYDCEPPPGRTILSASANDDRRRLQKVKSRGPEKLLISSGSQEKEGSEVKVKMGENQRSNNDNGGQEVGRSGKNKMSKESKKSSVQEQSSIVSTPQPDGNNEERESNKGGRDPKEVATSQNLFLKRKQQREAVDAILFSGLIPSKKSEQSSKKLHQERSIVPPSVASGSFKPPKKRSTKFLKQGHHAIRFIKGSVQEIFFELIAL from the exons GTTTTGACGTTTCCTGCCCTATTAGATGATCAGGCCttgtttatagattttgaaaaatTCATTGAAGCAGTTGATGATATGCATGAATTGGCTTTGGCTGGGCAACAGTTTCCG GGTGTTTATGCATTGCTTTTTTTCAATAGAAGAGTGCGGACTGTTGGTCATCGTTTAGCTAAATGTATGGGAAAAATGAG GAGAGCAATGGATTTGGAACCTTTGCAACCTTTGCTTAAAAAGTTCATTGGCTTTTTGGAGAATGAAGTATTGCCTTCACCTTTAGAGACTTCGAGGCCAAGAGCGCAGCTGGACCGCTTACCCATATGGCTTGGGATTACATCCTT GCTTGAGTTCTTGGAACCTCCAGCTTTTGAAGAGGGAATACTGGAGCGCTATCCCATCTTTCTTGATATTGTGCTCAACCATATCAGTGGTGATTCACCTGAATTTTCCCATGCTGTTAGTTGCTTGAGAGAACTTTTCACAATGCTTG GTTGTAAGCTTTGGCTGAGGGCTACATTATCTCCCAGTGTGATGCGCAACACGTTGTTGGGTCAGTGTTTTCACACTAGAAATGAGAAGATGCATAAAGATATTTTTGATCTTTTCCAGCCATTTCTGCAG tcacttgaAGCTTTGCAAGACGGGGAACATGAAAAGCAACGTAGgcatttcctttattttcttctcCACCAAGTTCCTGTGAGCAGTAACTTCAGTGTTTTAACGAGAAAAACAGCCTGCAAG ATTGCTCTTCTTATCATTCATCGAGGCTACAAGATGAATCCACCATGCCCTCCTTTTGAATGTGCACATATGTG GGGTCCTTCTCTTGTGTCTTCTTTGAAGGATTCTTCACTCTACAGTTCCCTGCGCCAGCCTGCCTTTGATCTCATACAAACAATTTTGGTGTCTGATGCTGCTACCTTGATAACTTCAATGCTGAATTGTTGCATAGCTACAAGTATTGCTAAAAGCTCTTCTATTGAGTTAGATGACGAGGAAGGACATAATAAGCTTCCATTTACTCAGGATGTTGAAGACAGCGATACTGGTTGTTGGAGTGAATTTAGCACTCAGAGTCAAATTACTTCTCCGGAGTATAGAGAATGGATGTGTATTCCTATGTTGTGGATTGACGTTCTTGTCGATATTGATCCTTCAGTTCTCCCAATATCATTTTCAAAGGCTGTATTATGGGCTCGATCTCGTTTCCCTATGATAGAACCTGAGAATAGTGCTGAAATGGCCCTTGATATTAGAGGTTGGCTTTCATCCTCCGCTGCAGAAATCTTAAGTACATTTGGATGGAAGATACCAACTGGCTCTGATGATGGAGGGGGGAAGGAATCTAAAAACTCAATGAGGTTGTCAACAATGTGTCTTCCTTTGATAAAGACTTTCAACAG GTTAACTGCACATTTTTTGATTCGAATGGGGCAAGGGGAACTTCGAAAGCAGTGGTCTTGGGAACCAAGGATGGGTGAAAGCTTGATCCTCTCACTTGTGGACCCAAATGAT AATGTGAGGCAGTTTGGCAAGTGTATCTTGGAACAAGTTTCAAATACACGGGGTCTTGGTTGTGGCTTGAAGTTTCTTTGCTCTGACATTCTTTCTCTATCTGCTGTTTATTTGGGCCTGAGGCATGCCTTGAGACTT GTCCAGTTAGATTctgttttattaaaatttcagactTTGCACCACTTTTTCTTTGTTCTATGCAAATTACTTAAAGATGAGGACTTGCCTAATTCAGAAGTAGCAGAAGATTCTTCCAATGCCTCAAATATCATGAAGTACTCTTCTCAGGGTGGATTTCTTAAGCAGCCACTGTTTGATGCTTTGCCTGCAAACATGGGCAGAAATTACTCCAGTGTTGACCCAAAATTAAGGGAAAATTTCTGTTACTCATTGTCTGAGATTGTGTGGCCAGCCTTATGCAAGTGCTTGGTAGAAGGGAAGGCATTCGTTAATTACAGTCTTTGCCAG ATGACTTGTGTTCGTGTGCTTGAGATCCTCCCTGTTCTATTTGGAAGACTCAGTCCGTCACTTGTTAGTTTGTGTGGAGATTCTAAAGTAGCATTAGGGAATTTAGTGGATTTCAAATGGCTTCATGATCTTATGGAATGGGGAAAGTCTCAACTTAAGGTCATTGTTGTCTATTGGAAAAAGGCTGTAATATCTTTGCTGAATGTAATCAAGCTATTAAGGAGTGATAGTTCTCTGTTGATGGTTGGGGCAGTTGAAAATCTTATTTCAAGCG ATGCTGTTGACATGGATGAATTGATAGAACAAGTATCACGACTTTGTGTTACATTATCTAAAGAAGTTTCTTGTGCTATTGGGCATTCAACCTTAAGgtcaaaaaaattgttttctgGAGCATCTGTTGAGGGAAGGTACCCTGCAGCTGATGTGCAGCTTCCTTCTACTGGGATGGATGTAAAAATTTTCGATTCCttaaaatcagaaaaaaaaatgaatgaaagtaATCTGATTGTTATTTCCGATGATGAGAAGGAGAAACATATTGCATCTAGTAAGTCAGGTCATCAAATGTTGCATGCCCAGGTGGAATTTCCTTCTACTGATGAGCAAGCTTCAGAAACTTACCATGCCAAGAAGGTTGTCCATAGCACTGGTACTGATACTTCAGCGGATCTACTTGAGTCTCCCATGAAAAAAGATTCCCTTGTTTCTCAGACACAGAAACCTGAGAAATCAAGAGTCAAGCCACCACATTGTCCCAAACCAAAAGGCCCTGACAGTGAGAGGAAAGAAATAAGCTCCAACTCCAGAAGTAGTGTTATTTCATCTCAGAGTAAAGTTGATCAGGAGAACAAGTTTGATGAATCTGTTAAATTAAACAGCATTAATCAaggttgcaaaaaaaaaaattttggaacCAAAGATACAATTTTGAGGGAGGTAGTTGCTGCAGATGATCCGTTGGAGGCTGCTTTCAAAACTGTAACTGTACAGCCATCACTTCTTGCTAAGTCTGGTCCTGTTGCTCCTAAAAGGCAAGTCATTCAACTTAGATCACCTTTTGAAAATAGATCTAGCCTACACAGGCCGGAAGCTCAGGTTAAAAGGTTCAAGCCTCCAAGACTGGATGACTGGTACAGGCCAATACTAGAAGTAGATTTCTTTGTAACGGTGAGATTAGCATCTGCAAAAGATGATGAGAGTCACACCGTTAGCAAATTAAAGGAGGTCCCTGTGTCATTCCACTCACCTGAACAGTATGTAAACATTTTTCGGCCGTTAGTTTTGGAGGAATTTAAAGCACAACTGTATAGTTCCTTTCTGGAGATGTCTTCATGGGAGGAGATGTACTGTGGCAGTATATCCGTGCTGTCAGTTGAGAGGGTTGATGATTTCCATCTTGTTCGATTTGTCTATGATATTGATGATTCTACAGCATCTAAAAGTTTGTCAGAGAATGACCTTGTTTTACTCACTAAAGATCTTCCAAAAAGTACCTCCCATGATGTTCATATGGTTGGAAAG GTGGAAAGACGTGAGAGAGACAATAAAAGGAAGTCAAGTATGCTGCTGATTCGGTTTTATCTTCAGAATGGCTCAATACGTTTGAATCAAGCTAGGAGGCAGCTTCTTGAACGAAGTAAATGGCATGCCAGTCGTATCATGAGCATTACACCCCAGATCCGAGAATTTCAGGCACTGTCATCTATAAAGGATATCCCCTTGCTTCCTGCCATTTTAAACCCTGTCAGTGATCCTACCATCTTGTATAAACCGACACTAGATTTCAGTAAGCTATCCCAGCCCCTGCAGCAATTTCTGAGGTCATCCTTCAATGATAGCCAACTGCAAGCCTTGAATGTTGCTGTTGGATCACAGAAGATAAAGAAAGATTTTGAATTGTCTCTTATTCAGGGTCCTCCAG GGACTGGAAAGACCCGAACTATTGTGGCCATGGTTGGTGTTTTGCTAGCTTCCTTTCAACGGAGAACAAATGAATCAGAGAATTCTCAGAGTGGTTATTTGAGACAATGCTATAATTCTTCCACCAATTCAAATGCACGAGTAAGTCAGGCCACTGCCATTGCAAGAGCTTGGCAGGATGCTGCCCTGGCTAGACAATTAAATGAAGATGTTGAAAGGTCAAAAAAGTCAATAGAAAGTTCTACAAGAGGAAGGGTGTTAATTTGTGCTCAGTCAAATGCTGCAGTTGATGAGCTGGTGTCAAGAATATCTAGTGAAGGTCTATATGGGAGAGATGGGAAGAGGTACAAACCGTATCTTGTACGGGTTGGGAATGCAAAAACAGTTCATCCAAATTCACTACCTTTCTATATTGATACACTTGTTGATCATCGGTTGGCAGAAGAGAAAATGCATACAAATGATGCTAGAAATGATTTAAGTATGGAGGCATCTTCTACAGTACTGCGTTCTAATCTAGAGAAGGTAGTCGAAAACATCAGATTCTGCGAAACCAAGCGTGCAAACATAAGGGATGGCAATTCAAGCATAAAGAAAACATCAAAAGGATCTAATAAGGAAATGGATGTAAAAGAAATGGCTAGTCCGGAATTAGAGGCTAAGCTACAACGATTGTATGAGCAAAAGAAACAAATTTATAAAGATCTTAGTGCTGCTCAGGCACAAGAGAAGAAGACTAATGAGGAAACCAAAGCATTAAGACATAAACTGCGGAAGTCTATTTTAAAGGAAGCTGAAATAATCGTTACAACATTAAGTGGTTGTGGTGGAGATCTCTATGGTGTATGTGCTGAAACCATATCAAGTTTTAAGTTTGGCAATCCATCTGAACATACTCTTTTTGATGCTGTTGTGATTGATGAAGCTGCACAG GCTTTGGAGCCAGCTACTTTGATTCCTCTTCAGCTTTTGAAGTCAAGAGGGACAAAATGTATCATG AGTCTTTCCTCAAGGTTGGTGATCCAAAGCAGCTTCCTGCAACAGTTCTCTCTAATGTTGCGAGCAAATATATGTATGAATGCAGCATGTTTGAGCGTTTACAAAGAGCTGGTCATCCTGTTGTTATGCTTACTGAACAG GATGCATCCAGAGATATGTCGATTTCCTTCTTTGCACTTTTATGACAAGAAGTTGCTGAATGGTGATACAGTCTTGAGCAAATCAGTGTCATTTCATGGAGCTGAAGGCGTTGGCCCATATGTGTTTTATGATGTTGTTGATGGTCTGGAGCTTCGTGAAAAGAATTCTGGTGCATTATCTCTTTATAATGAATGCGAGGCTGATGCAGCAGTCGAGCTGCTTAAATTTTTCAGGAAAAG GTATCCGTCGGAGTTTGTTGTTTGCAAGATTGGTATAATAACTCCATACAAGTGTCAGCTTTCACATTTGCGATCTCGCTTTTCTAGTGTGTTTGGTTCTTCTGTTATTACTGATATGGAGTTCAACACAGTGGATGGTTTTCAAGGCCGGGAGGTGGATATATTAGTGTTTTCCACTGTTAGAGCAGCAAGTTCTTCTCAAGGCATAAGTTCAAGCAGTAGTATTGGGTTTGTCGCTGATGAGAGACGGATGAATGTTGCTTTGACAAGAGCTAagctttctctttggattttgggAAACACGAGGACTTTGCAGACAGACCGTAATTGGTCTGCTCTTGTGAAGGATGCTAAGCAGAGAAATTTGGTACTATCAATTAAAAGGCCTTACAATATCTCTTTTAGAACAAACACTAGGAAGACTCTTGTTCCAGAAGGTTCTGATAATCAACTGAGTCAGGTGAAGCATGTTGAAAAGGTCAGAGGTGATGGCCAACTTGCCAAACAGAATGAGTGTCAGGAAAAGCTGAAGTTTGAAGGGAAGAGAAAGCATATCGACAGTGTGACTGACTGTAACTGGTCTTCTGGTGGAGGTGACATCGACTCTTTGAAGAGTAAAGATAAACATTGTAgcaaaagaaaagcaaaatatgATTGTGAGCCTCCCCCTGGAAGGACTATTTTGTCTGCATCTGCAAATGATGATAGAAGACGATTGCAGAAAGTGAAGTCCAGGGGTCCAGAGAAACTTCTTATCTCTAGTGGAAGCCAAGAAAAAGAGGGTAGTGAAGTAAAAGTCAAAATGGGGGAAAACCAGAGAAGCAACAATGACAATGGTGGACAAGAAGTGGGTCGTAGTGGCAAAAATAAGATGTCAAAAGAGAGTAAGAAATCTTCTGTGCAGGAGCAAAGTTCAATTGTTTCTACTCCCCAACCTGATGGCAACAATGAAGAGAGAGAATCAAATAAAGGTGGTAGAGATCCTAAGGAGGTTGCCACTTCTCAGAATTTATTTCTGAAACGGAAACAGCAACGGGAAGCTGTTGATGCTATTCTTTTCTCTGGTCTAATTCCTTCAAAAAAGTCCGAACAATCATCCAAAAAGTTGCACCAAGAAAGGTCAATTGTCCCACCTTCAGTTGCAAGCGGCAGCTTCAAACCACcaaagaaaag GTCCACCAAATTCCTAAAACAAGGGCACCACGCCATCAGATTCATCAAGGGCTCAGTTCAGGAGATATTCTTTGAGCTTATAGCCTTATAG